The genomic region ttattaattaaccaatcttcaaaatataaaataaaatatattgagcACTATTCCTCAACAGAAACCTAAACACAAGCTTCAAtgtcacattgttgacatgtaATGCTATCAGTTAGCACAATCAGAAAGCACTAATAAATGCTACAGagttaacattgaaataaaaataaaagaaataaaagctgGAGTTAGTACCATAATAAAATGGTttgataaaagaaattaattgtcatacataaaattaattttgttaaaatccGTTCTTCCCGAGTTGATTACAAGTCAGACAGTATGGACAGCGGAGAAGAAAGCTTTATTGATCTAGTATCCTGAATGTAAAACAAGGTCTAATGTACTGAATGCTAACATACATAGTACTTTTAAATAGTGATGTTcataaacagagaaataacattagaagtgattataatgtatgtatagatattttatgtaaatttttgtaaaattcaTAAATACATCTACTTAaaacatagaaagaaagaaagttagcttcccttatgaaaaggttgccagatttgacaaagcgtattacatataatttggaaacagacctaaaaggtaaaatgatatgcatttgaaacgatgagggaatcgaatatacaaaatgtcagaaaaatttacacctaagtagcgtttgtgctcatttacagttaagaaagggggaagaaaaaatatcatcagataggttagaatgatatgaatgccatacaccgcgagaaaaataatagtacggatttacgtattggcattgatatctaaaccaatcaacagccatcggttaagataacttgaaatttccattatcatatatatatatatatatatatatatatatatatatataaataagtcaaACATTTTAGTTTTGGATTATAAATATCTACTTTATGTAAATTTGTACAAAATTAATGgcatataattatatacttaaaCTGTAAAATTCACATATGAGATCAATGAGTTTCTTTTTACGTTagacataaaacacattttgtatGCTGTGCATAAAacgaaaattaatttcttatttgatTGCTTAGTCAGTTCTGTCTTTTAAATAAGAATTCACcactatatatatgtataagtaCAGTTATACAGTAGTGGTGGGGTGCGATTTtcagacctgtgattttgtcactggttccaactgtgactatagttccaaaatcacagctccaaGAAATCGCCATCTCAGACCAATACGTGATTCATAAGTATGGCGATTAATGTACGTATATGACAGCTCCAGAGTCCAGACAACTGCAAGTCATAAGATTATCTTGAAGGGACAATATATCTGGGATCTAATTAACTATCGTCTCACTTTAGAGGTTATGAGGGCAATTCTTCGATACTGGAGCTATATGCGCTCGATATATTCTTCCACAAATGACTCACCTTCGTAAAAATTCTTGGGAAACATCGCAGATAACACAGGTCAAAGTGTGGTTTGTTTTTAGTATACCAGCCGCACTaatcattattgtttatacaagatATGCCAGCCGTATTTCAATTCAATTTGCAGAAGGGCAGTGAACACAAACTGTCGGCTTGACATAGGAAACATTGAAATGTGTTGATTAAATATATTgctaatttatataggcctagtccACATTGCTAAAGACCActaatttagaagaatttaacactCATTACTGATTTatagaaaatctaaaaataatctaatgttatgaaatatgtgaaagaggagacTGAACACATCATTCGTCACCAGTTACAAATAATGGTTTGGGTCTCAAAACGAATATTTTTTTTCGGTACATTACGGACTATACTATGCCTTTTGATTGTAATGTTCGGTTTCATTCCAGTTTTGTTCCGATATACATTCCACTTACAAAGAATATTTCTTTATAttccttaattttgtaaaataaccaaaaattaAAGACCTGAATAAACCAGACAAGCTGGGACTTGCAGCAACAAGCAACTTCTACATTACAACTGATGATATTATCGTTGGAAAGTGGTATATATTGCCTGCCACCATCTTTAATGAATGACCTGTGCCAGAGCATTACAACATTCccaatcgccaagaatcatccgaacacaaaaatcacactgtgacaaaatcactattatctatcacagcgatttttccaCCTCTACTATACAGCAACGCATGAGCGGGTGAATGGTATTGTTATCTCTGACCTGGTACTGTAATTCAAATTGGTATGTTCTGCTTGAatcatttcaagaaaaaccagtatttttatacaatttGTGACTGTACAGTTCAAAATGagatatttacattttatgtggGCAGTGACATGGCACGAGGGCACTACCCCTAAAGCTACCCCTGATGATTCTTACAATAACTTATCAAACTGAACAATATTCTAAAATACCCACAAAGTGGGTAGGATTCTAGTGAATGGAcccctaaaatttaattaaaagttgttggtttttcactttttttattgCAAAACTGAAGGGTTATATCTACCTAACAATGATCTAAAGGACCATACGAATTTTCCAATATGGTACTATTCCATATCATAATCTGTGCTTCTATGGAAGTTTCATGAACCAAAATCATTAAACTGCTAAATAGTAAATGATTTGCAGATATGTTTTTgaaacattcattttaacaaggtgtgtgcattgaaaatttattttacgttCGTTAAACAAACTTTAAAGAACGCTGGTAAACACAGATCATGaaaaacatgtaaaaaattgacagaaaattgaataaaatttcaatgattGCGTGGAATGTCTATACCCGAATTGAAGTAATAAATAGCAATTTCTACTTTCTTCAacactgtagtgtattttattttatatttttgtatatactATACATGGGCCATATAACTAATATTTCCAGGACTACTGtgaggcacattaaatagagaatggaacGAGATGGACTGTATGGGAAAGTTCATCTGAAGGTGCATCTATACTGTTCAACTTTTCTCTCAACTTTACACATTCTAGCAGTGCATGTAAGAGTGAACAAAACACATTCAATTAACATGcctttttctactaaaaatgAGAGTGCATGCAGCAATTGGAAGCTATCCATCGTCAGTGGGTATCTTGTgcgttatttcgttcaacagGAGCACAtagcgagcagctgattgttCTAGGTGGAAAGATGTGAATAAAttggaaattgttttatatggtgatggtggaccttttaagctgaaaatggcaGGAAGTACGATTAactttattgaagattatcgcaaatataagTGCTTATGGagtgttcaaccacaattttgaaactcaagtaggcctaagtactgGGTTGATAAGTTATTTAAtgcttattaatttatatatatatatatatatatatatatattatatagtgaACATGACATTCAACACAAAATCTgaatgcatcttaattgaacgtaagtTTTCAACTTACTTCAATATTATCCCCAGAATGAATGGAAAATTGAACCATATAGATGTAGCTATACAcgtctgtttccatggtaccgtgagtgacgtcagagtaaaccttTAATGTCAAGACTTTCAAGTTTTCTCATTTGTGCCtcgaacacaaaaataaataggtTTTTACGATTCAAAGCAATCAGCTTATTGACAGAACTAAAATCCCTGCTATGTTGAAGAAAATACAAACCTCTTAACTGTTATAATCACCAAATAAATTGTTTAGAAAAACATGAGAAAAAATCTCATATAGTGACCAATGTTGTCTGATTAACCAAACAACTATTACATGATGAAGATGATATTGTAGAAAACCTCGAAGTACATGAACAGATAATTGAGCAAGATGGCGACCaaggaaaaccacgagacacgaagttcatcttacacttgttTCCATGGTATGAGTGACGGCAGAATGAACCCTTCATTTCAAAATATAACAATATTTctttcaaatcaagatttcaggtataactccctgtaaagttgatttgaataatttcgagggaaaaagagttccggggccgggcatcgaacccgggacctttggtttaacgtaccaacgctctaccaactgagctacccaggaactctacccgacaccgatccaatttttccctctatatccacagacctcaaagtgggctgacaaccatcaagcaaccaacttcgagtgcacactaactccgtgtgacttaaattgtggttttctgttaacgaacagtgacgtgtattatgcaaattaagatttcaggtataactccctgtaaagttgatttgccgggtagagttcccgggtagctcagttggtagagcattggtacgttaaaccaaaggtcccgggttcgatgcccggccccggaacaatttttccctcgaaattattcaaatcaactttcagtgagttatacctgaaatcttgatttgcataatacacgtcactgttcgttaacagaaagccacaatttaagtcacacggagttagtgtgcactcgaagttggttgcttgaaagttgtcagcccactttgaggtctgtggatatagagggaaaaattggatcggttgtcgggtagagttcccgggtagctcagttggtagagcgttggtacgttaaaccaaaagtcccgggttcgctgcccagccctggaacaattttttcctcgaaattattcaatatttctttccttgtaggtcgaatatagacgttTCACGTCAAAACTAATATCAAAATGTTACATCAGCAGAGTTACATAAGAGAGAAGAGAATGTATTTTACTTCCTGCCCCCTAGTTGATGAAATATTATAGGGTCTACATTTCCTGTTGCAATACTGAGTATGGAATTTTCTTATCGACATTTGTAAACAACTTACACCCACAATGTCTTGTCTCTATTGTGAATACGTTCATGGGTCTTGAGGTGTGGGCGCTGTGTGAAGGATTTTCCACAAGTTTCACACATGAATGGTTTTTCCCCAGTATGAATACGCGTGTGTTTGACGAGAGACTGACGACGCGTGAACGTTGAGAAACATAGTTTGCACTTATGGGGTTTCTCGCCGGTGTGTACACGTCTGTGCTCGCTGATGTACGAAGTCCGAAAAGCTTTTCCGCACACTTTACACTCGCATGGCTTCTCTCCAGAGTGAGTGTGTCTGTGCTTGAGAAGAGACTGGCGTTGTGCGAATGCGGCTGAACAAGCATCACACTTATAGGGCTTCTCCCCAGTGTGAATACGCTTGTGCTCGCCGAGATAAGCGTTTGTTTTGAATGCTTTGCCGCAAGTGTTGCATAAATAGGGCTTATCATGTTGCGTTCTGCACTCACACACTGTCTTACTGCAAGTGTCACAAGTCCGAGAGAACTTTGCACTGCCCCTGTAAGaattatatgtatattaaaaaagttattttacaaaCTCTCTCTGGAATTATGCTAGTTTGACAAAGGTAGACATATCCACAAGACGTTATTCATTGTCCatataatgtgataaatgaggaacagtcgttaaataaaatactggcaTTACTATGAAGCGACACATCTTTAACTTGAACAGTTCTTTACCTGCGATTTTCTCACTTAAAcaaaaggcggaaaaattttgagaaaaaaaatcgtgctggaaataatttttcattattttcctgCTTTGCACATGCCTGTTTTAGATAGTAACATATGTTAAATTGCCACATAAATTTTTACAGTTTGACTGTTAAATGTCTAAGATTTTCATAAATAAGTTGTGGCAGGTGCAAAATCTTTTTGGGCCCTTGGGTGCAGCACTACCTAAATACGGGGCTGTTCATACCATATATTTACAACAGGTGACTCAtctcattttctttccttctaaaatAAGTTAAGTTCGAATTTTATTGGCGTTGTCTAGGCTTGAACCTACGCATATCAATTCTAATGATGGTCATGGTATTTGCACAATATTTGATtagaataaattaaatcattCTACCTTTTCATGTTCCTGCGATCTATTATGTCATTAACACTCTCCAGGGAATATCAGAGCATTTCGGATTTCAGGAGACTGAACCTTATTCTTACAGTTTTTGTAATACTACTCACCCTACTCCCTCCTCCTCTTGTTGCTCCTGCTTCACTGTGCTCAAGTCCCATGGCTGCAACTGCAACATTACATCAGACATTATCATAAGCTGGGTCCTGAATTTTCGGGGACAGTCCCTGAAATGAGGCACATGTTCCTGATTTTATTTCGGGATTTGTTCCCAATTTGTTAAATACATCAGTTATTTTTAAATtggataattttcaataaaagctacaccaaaggatACATTCTTTTATATAATGCACATAATGGCGTGAAATAGTTTTTGGGCTAGTACGCCACTGATTGAATCTGTACATGTCATAttgatacatttcgaaatgtgttGGATACAATATTTCTATGTCTCTGTGGCATAATCGGTAAACATTGTAGATGGTTTCTGTCAGAGGATGAGATCGAAAGTTCAAACTCCAGCaagtacctttttttttttttttttttaacttatgacagcattttcaacctttttcaacacatggcacactaaagttgtaatttaaaatctcgCAGCACACTCTTATAATCTAAAATAGTAGTTTCTAATCAGCAGGAaacataaaaacaagtaaaaagcTGTAGTTTCTTTGGTCCATATGACACTTGTGGCAGAAAAGGTTACAGTTCGGAattttctcagggttctcccgtttccccatattagatgtcaacatttttccatttcttcgtcattccatagcatttcccgaatGTTGGCTGGTgacacacagagaaccttagtgagGTTAGCCGGTGTGGGTTGAGGCGTGCctcagcgcaatagatctaatAAGGTCTCAGTGATGGGTTTGTAGTGCTTCCCttctttaaattcaatttaattcaactCAATGTTGGTACGATATTCCAATTTTACTGAGAGgcagtcattctcttctctgctaTAGCACACCTACACTGTGTTTATTGAATGTTGACTAGTGGCTCaacttcctttttattttatttttccaatttttgctacggcaacctttattatttttattttctcgcagCACACCTGCGGATCATTTGTGGCACACTACTGTATCATGGGACACTGATTGAAAATGGCTGACTTAAGGTACCGTATGTAACTTTAAACTAGTGTTATAACATTAAAAAGCCAGCTCTAGCTATTTTtcaatgtatataataataataataataataataataataataataataataataataataataataataataatgtttagaaGAGTGAAAAACAGATGTAGTTTGAGAAATGCATATCAATTACTCTGGACAAGTCACAGCATGTTTATCAATTAACttgaagtgtaggcctacattaattgtGCGTACCAGTATTATGTTTCATAGAACATATCTTATCAAGATGaataaatgagaaaagaaaaaaaaaattctttttcgtCTTCCTTAGAGGAGGAAGTATACAATATTTAGgaattacagtacagtacatatgtatactgtaataaataaaaaaccatTCTTTCACTACTTACTGTCAGTTGGAAAACAAGTTACGTGAACTGTTCAAAGTAACGACCTCTGCCTTAAGTACAGTACTTTTTTGCAAGAAATCAAGTACAGTACTTTTTCTgaagtttattaattattctGGCTTAACCATTAGAAACTACATAAAACGAATTTCATGCaaaatgcatgaaaataataaGAGCACATAATGTTTACAACACAATGTCAAAGAATTTCTAACAAATACCTAAACGAGCTCCGTAGGAGTCCAATATGACTGACTCGATCCCAAGTGAACTGTAATAAACCAATGACTAgtattatacagtatgtactCTTTCCGAAagcataataggcctaaataagtattAGAATACCGGTACATATTTCGTTGGTTCAGGAAAGAAAGAATTCAGAAAtctcaataataaaataagaggtaGGCCTACTGGGAATTTACAAAAAACTACCACGGTCAGACTCGAATATACTACCCTTTAGCCCGAGGTCTGACATGTTATCCATTACACTAGAGCCTCCATTCTAAAAACGAACACGAATGAGGATGAAACAAGCAGTGTAGTGGCGTGATGTCTCATTATTTGCCGGCAATTTCACATATTCTGTGAaggctaaattttgaaaatgcGGTTGATTAGTTCTTAACAGTTGAGCTTCATACAATCCCTAATAAGGTCCGAAACCATCACGTATCATTCCATACCtccatttaattttaatactggaTTATGAGTGTCAAATGTAAACAACTTTAACAACTGATAACTCTAACGTTTTTCGTCGGAGATCCTGGGTTTCTTATAATTATCAAACTGTTTGTCTGCAACCCCTCTATAACCAGATAAATTTCTtcagttgaattctgaaacactctgtatataagcttaggtactatttaaaaaaattgtactgtacctatattatatgtatttaacattttaacgagAATTACAGATGAGGAGAAGAgatctggcatgtgagctgtgcgagaggggaaagaatgagctaccaGTATTGTCTCATGATGGTtgatattatacgaatctaccgacgaaagttcatctcagactaaaacctatctccTCCCATCATACCCACTGGCGATATAGCCATGACACATGATGAAATCACAGGACAACTCTTGCCTCCTCTCCTATACTTTATTATCATCTGCGCTTTTAGATGGTTGTCCAAGAAAAATATGATTATCATCACGTATTTTCTTATATTACTTTGGACAATGCAAcgttttaatctgttatttattACGAAATATAAACCGATACAAATGTTTTTAAACGGATCATCCTcgattaatataggctactgtacgtGTCagtctgttattttatttcacctgCTCTCACCTCGTCATCCTGTTTGAATTCGCTTTGTTTCACTTTCACAGGCATTGCAGCCTCTGGTTCGGATATGTTTGAATCCTCGTTCAACTGAAACAAGAGTTTAACACTATTAAGTACTCTCTGAAGTGTTAATTTTTAGGAATTAATCAGAATCTATCAGATTACTGATATTGATATTAGAATAACCGAAGTACTCAGGATTCGCCCTCTATATTGCTTATATTCAACCCTAACCTCACACAGGAGTAGTCTCACCTGAGGCTCACATTTTACCATGACAAAGGATGTCACGACATCAACCTCCATTTTCTCTTCTATATCCATATTACGGTTTCAATTCGATGTACATTCACATGATATAGATGTGTCGCTAGCGAAATTGTTTTGGCTTTAAATCTGTAACCATATCACTCCCACTCCCCCAATGTCATTTACTCGTTATGTTAAGTATTCTGACATTGGGAGATGATCGTATGTCTCTTGATAGGAACGTAATATTATGTTAGCAAGAAGCATTGTCATTCGATATAttcagaaacaaacaaataaaagacaaaaggaaataaataaactgaaaaacaaCACTGCATAAATACAGTGCTTATGTTATCCATTATGACAAAGTATCAAACTCTACAGTTTATCAGCTGTACAGTTGAACATGTACGAATTTCATCTTACATGCTGTGCAGGGCGctctatcctagatcatatatagtattagcacagtctaatagatacagtcacgcaactcatacgtataaaatatgccaacatttgacagctggcgcgacagtagccctctagcggcaggcaagttaaaagtgtgcacacgacttaTGATAACACattagaaaacgggttttgcgtagtttattttatatttttatgctatacaataagtgtatatggttcttattaattctacttcagAATCCTGggagaatttcacacgcagctaatctacaagtttcagaagctgggaataaacgtaattctttctgctccttacaactgaatcatggctctgatcacgtatcatggtttcaaataatataattgttcgtgcgtggtcggttaattcattcattcctaaatatatttatgaatcattggaactttgtatttcctgtgagaagagtaaaaattagtagcttcagaattgtagggcatatctcgtagggtacatcgcgtggtgaactcctctccctatttcctgagaaattagcgattttgcataccgcaaattggggtaaactcggccgctgaggtaaacttgaaaataaagaaaaggggaggatttaaacattaatatgaagttcattatttttccatttcttaagaacatgtatttcctttattattttgagccacaaatagtgctgatgttatggtttaaatttttatggcaagtttaccgcattttacattacatttccagttttcacacataatgcctaagtttaacttatcctacctatataatacgtaatttacatgcacttactgttaatatgacgtaggtgagaacaaataaatgaacacacaattttgttaaaaaaaattgtaacttcaattaactctgaaaatgtaggcctaattttattttcagagcagaagtgatgtaagtcagaaatgggtaatgaggggttaaagtaaatattctgtaaaatacagcacaatgcggcagttaatattgaatgtatttaaactattaatagtcggtgaatagaacgaaggatatattaattgctgctttgcgctgtattttacagaattcttactttaaacctcattacctgcttttgacttacaccacttctgcactgaacggctcaaataatcactgggaatgtaaaatcaacaccaataacagtcatgcaaattattacagtaaagattactttgtatattaaattaaaaaaggctcttttatttcttgagaacttaatacgtctgccacatgaatctacaccaacacatcagaaatttatcgacacagtctggatttattcaagaagtgaatattttgcaaaaggattactatactccatgtattcttgcaaaattaacaccatgatacccacttgaatgctatataacattcaactttttaaaaatataaagaaaaaaaaacacgaatacaaaaattatggaattacttgcattaaaaactgtagatataatatccaaaatcggaatggttacacatttacacatatgatctctgcaaaaaaataatatactgtaacaggtatttactttgtttttatttaaactctccttcctgacatacaaataggtaactgataactagtaaatgttttatagaacacaatacgtaggctatctacaacgtggattattggttatgactgagttatgattttctcttggtctttagggaatctgaagaacgacaaattcggagatttaaacttgttgttactgcaattttcttcattgcacacattgcctttattccgacgcatgattaaaacgttattataacatctcgcatccctttaaagcacgtgctggctgtatcaaccctatgaccagtgccttgcctgccgcttgggcgctagtgtcgcgaatgttggcaaaaaaaagtgttgaagttgcgcgactgtatgtataagactgtggtattagtatatatgatctaggctgccgTCTGCATTACAATCTAGACGCGGTGATGCTGTGTAAACGCGGTGATGCTGTGTAAAGcaaaatcagtgttgccaacccctATGCAACGAATTATAGAGATTTAACACAgaaatagtaatttaataaaattaacgcATAGCAGAAACAATTCTTGCGTAAGTTAAAGAATAACATTAAGTCGTACTGATCTCGCTGTCACTCgtaatttatgtatatatgaTTCCATTTTTTTCCGTGCCACACTGAGCTCATTAAGTTCAGTCATCCGAATTAGCAaggggcctatttcataaaaccTGATATTGTAAAACTGTCATTCTGACAAATAAATGACGGCTCTACAGATTGTCAAATTTCtgtttcattaaatatttcacttgTCAGGAAAAATCGTGACAATTTTTCAAGATTTTTCtgacaaatttcattttatgaaacagaaaagtgtcatcaaaaataaattatatcaatattatgagAACATTTTGGGCgaagaacaaaatggatttaGGAAAGGCAGATCAGGCTGTCATGGCTACTTCATAATGAAACATTTGATTGAGAAAAATCGAGAATTCAATATAGAAACACACATTGCAGTtgtgaacttaaaataaaacttttgaTCATGTAAATCAGAATATATCTCACGCACGcacgctctctctctctcccctcctCCCTCATATTTCAGTCTCAATTAAAATCGCAGATAAATTATCAGCCTGAAAGATGGTTTATTCTGGTGTCTAACAAGGAGGCCCACTGTCCCCCCTTctatttaacatacag from Periplaneta americana isolate PAMFEO1 chromosome 15, P.americana_PAMFEO1_priV1, whole genome shotgun sequence harbors:
- the LOC138715057 gene encoding putative zinc finger protein 876 isoform X2 — translated: MTRDCPRKFRTQLMIMSDVMLQLQPWDLSTVKQEQQEEEGVGGSAKFSRTCDTCSKTVCECRTQHDKPYLCNTCGKAFKTNAYLGEHKRIHTGEKPYKCDACSAAFAQRQSLLKHRHTHSGEKPCECKVCGKAFRTSYISEHRRVHTGEKPHKCKLCFSTFTRRQSLVKHTRIHTGEKPFMCETCGKSFTQRPHLKTHERIHNRDKTLWV
- the LOC138715057 gene encoding putative zinc finger protein 876 isoform X1, yielding MDIEEKMEVDVVTSFVMVKCEPQLNEDSNISEPEAAMPVKVKQSEFKQDDELQPWDLSTVKQEQQEEEGVGGSAKFSRTCDTCSKTVCECRTQHDKPYLCNTCGKAFKTNAYLGEHKRIHTGEKPYKCDACSAAFAQRQSLLKHRHTHSGEKPCECKVCGKAFRTSYISEHRRVHTGEKPHKCKLCFSTFTRRQSLVKHTRIHTGEKPFMCETCGKSFTQRPHLKTHERIHNRDKTLWV
- the LOC138715057 gene encoding uncharacterized protein isoform X7; protein product: MDIEEKMEVDVVTSFVMVKCEPQLNEDSNISEPEAAMPVKVKQSEFKQDDELQPWDLSTVKQEQQEEEGVGACLHSRGT
- the LOC138715057 gene encoding protein FAM136A isoform X4 — its product is MDIEEKMEVDVVTSFVMVKCEPQLNEDSNISEPEAAMPVKVKQSEFKQDDELQPWDLSTVKQEQQEEEGVGLQRCVMQCNDEIRDKIGPNSTDAEMSQHTLAFERCAAKCVDSHLGLIPTIMKKMSEVLSQGKYQKQ